One genomic segment of Dehalogenimonas alkenigignens includes these proteins:
- a CDS encoding helicase-related protein, which translates to MSWTSEEEIKLTQHLVDQICFKAFGRSEDECVGNFPRDVYFIGNLRPKSDVSEDNQPTSLRELLSKMSPMAFGAEFRLKPEEPELIVNVGVNWSCYYRIFPTLNQQLSFYQQATSATESLTAEKPSTNPQHGPQSNPVNEEAENELENDSEEAAAERIEKDSPEVALSTSDRKRPKAQKDELLKRFRKITCLAKGRIYLRHIGDEWVIDTHELRDALRAETIRAQQIAMNDPDRIRTSGAQTERVRVTETSLTSAASYASFIRSLTSDVIPEWRWELHATVRQYNDPSECTLLLEFVNASPMPDEAPNTEAFLFDTRADFSFLGGLVLPFELNLAPRSFRNDRRLWGRGFNCSVEPEYDSSGSVKVLATTHTPTHRQMRFVTRISPSARFADLTQDPFPTLEAILNAMTEYKQVWESAENQYANNDPGWQTEFGPEFRKDLQQFEAEIDLFRRGYKLIRSNNDIRLAFQLTNETFLRGDPNKTAWRLFQIVFIVSQIPGIMALAMANGPYESEREMVDIIYFPTGGGKTEAYLGTTVFHCFFDRLRGKTAGVTAWTRFPLRLLTLQQTQRVADIIGLADLVRRSHNDPRLSGPNVDGFAVGYFVGKEATPNDITPPFSNEPPDPPWSQANDPVARQHWKRVVRCPSCRTSTIRVDFDASSVRIIHRCTNHDCSFQDGVIPVYVVDNEIYRYLPSVIVGTIDKLAGIGNQRKLSQIFGQVDGRCVAHGYYKGKCCQKECTDRSRLRPGAPSGVSGPTLFVQDELHLLKEGLGTFDSHYETFVQRLRREFGENNSIKIIASSATIESFARQTEHLYGRAQNQARVFPGLGPTLGESFYAQTLTYPQRLFIGLIPHNKTIFNTMLEIIEYYHREIQNMQQVSVNQPNPYGGHLSPGTKEYRELLDSYITSLSYFSANRELNSIRTDLEGDVNPNLERDGLSGLEIAELTGSTSTDDVTLILEKSEKMSLANPQPVSILATSMISHGVDVDRFNTMIFYGMPRQNAEYIQASSRIGRTHIGVVLCCLHPVRERDQSHYSYFNKFHEFLGQLVEPVAINRWSKFSINRTLPGLFMGILLQLVANNSTESNPDRYYKLDFVKKKISDGTIKADMFTPFLEEAYLVQAAASKGENTFRDEIHVRVQEFLDQIVGSSSGMIFVSDVLIPRPMRSLRDVDDPIEIDLDDVGTQWTNKMRKW; encoded by the coding sequence ATGTCTTGGACTTCGGAAGAAGAAATCAAACTCACACAACATCTCGTTGACCAAATCTGTTTCAAGGCGTTCGGAAGAAGTGAAGACGAATGCGTAGGAAACTTTCCTAGAGATGTTTATTTCATAGGCAACCTAAGACCTAAAAGTGACGTCTCCGAGGACAACCAGCCTACGTCGCTACGGGAATTACTCAGCAAGATGTCTCCCATGGCGTTCGGTGCCGAGTTCCGATTAAAGCCAGAGGAACCTGAACTAATCGTTAATGTTGGCGTTAACTGGTCCTGCTACTACAGAATTTTCCCAACGTTGAACCAACAGCTCTCGTTCTACCAGCAAGCAACGTCAGCAACTGAGAGCCTGACTGCAGAAAAGCCATCGACTAACCCACAGCATGGACCTCAATCCAATCCGGTCAATGAAGAAGCTGAGAATGAGTTGGAGAACGATTCAGAAGAGGCCGCCGCGGAGCGGATTGAAAAAGATTCACCAGAGGTAGCACTGTCCACGTCTGATCGTAAGCGGCCAAAAGCACAAAAAGACGAACTCCTGAAACGCTTTCGTAAAATAACCTGCCTAGCAAAAGGAAGGATTTATCTTCGACATATTGGAGATGAATGGGTCATAGACACACATGAATTACGTGACGCTCTTCGGGCAGAAACAATACGTGCACAACAAATTGCGATGAACGATCCAGACCGAATCAGAACCTCAGGGGCTCAAACGGAACGTGTGCGGGTTACTGAAACCTCCTTAACCTCAGCAGCCAGCTACGCTAGCTTTATTCGTTCACTTACCAGTGACGTGATCCCGGAATGGAGATGGGAATTGCATGCCACCGTCCGACAATACAATGACCCTTCAGAGTGTACCCTGCTGTTGGAATTTGTCAACGCTTCTCCTATGCCAGATGAAGCCCCAAATACAGAAGCCTTTTTGTTCGATACCAGGGCTGATTTCAGTTTCCTTGGTGGCCTCGTGCTTCCCTTTGAATTGAATTTAGCTCCGCGTAGCTTCCGTAATGACCGAAGATTATGGGGGCGAGGGTTCAATTGCTCGGTTGAGCCTGAATATGATAGTTCCGGCTCGGTAAAGGTTTTGGCGACGACTCATACACCAACTCACAGACAGATGCGCTTTGTCACCCGGATTTCCCCTTCTGCTCGCTTCGCTGACCTCACACAAGATCCTTTTCCTACGCTCGAAGCAATACTGAACGCAATGACTGAATATAAACAAGTGTGGGAAAGCGCAGAGAATCAATATGCAAATAACGACCCAGGATGGCAGACTGAATTTGGACCAGAGTTTCGTAAAGACCTTCAACAATTTGAGGCAGAAATAGACCTTTTCCGGCGCGGTTACAAATTGATCCGAAGCAACAATGATATAAGATTAGCTTTTCAACTCACGAATGAAACTTTCCTTCGAGGCGACCCTAACAAAACGGCATGGCGACTTTTTCAAATTGTCTTTATTGTTAGTCAGATACCCGGGATCATGGCGCTTGCCATGGCCAATGGTCCTTACGAATCCGAACGAGAAATGGTTGACATCATATACTTCCCCACAGGCGGTGGCAAAACCGAAGCATACCTAGGAACCACCGTCTTTCATTGTTTCTTCGATCGTTTAAGAGGAAAGACGGCAGGCGTGACAGCATGGACGCGGTTCCCGTTGCGTCTACTAACATTACAACAAACACAACGCGTCGCAGATATTATTGGACTAGCCGATTTGGTTCGGCGAAGTCACAATGACCCTCGGCTCTCAGGTCCAAATGTTGATGGATTTGCTGTTGGCTACTTCGTTGGGAAGGAAGCAACGCCTAATGACATAACTCCTCCGTTTTCTAACGAGCCACCAGACCCGCCTTGGAGTCAAGCGAACGATCCGGTAGCTCGCCAACACTGGAAGAGAGTGGTTCGTTGTCCCTCTTGTCGTACTTCGACTATTAGGGTTGATTTTGATGCGTCAAGTGTTCGAATCATTCATCGATGTACAAACCATGATTGTAGTTTTCAAGATGGCGTGATTCCGGTTTACGTTGTTGACAATGAGATTTACCGCTATTTGCCAAGCGTGATCGTCGGTACCATCGATAAGCTCGCAGGCATAGGCAATCAACGCAAGTTATCACAGATATTTGGCCAAGTAGACGGGCGTTGTGTTGCGCATGGCTATTACAAGGGGAAATGCTGCCAGAAGGAATGTACAGATCGAAGCCGACTTCGTCCCGGAGCCCCTTCGGGAGTGTCAGGACCAACTCTGTTCGTTCAAGATGAACTACATCTTCTAAAAGAGGGGCTAGGCACCTTTGATTCGCATTATGAAACCTTCGTTCAGCGTTTGAGGCGAGAATTCGGTGAAAATAATTCCATCAAAATCATCGCGTCTTCAGCGACGATTGAATCGTTCGCAAGACAAACGGAGCACCTATATGGTCGCGCCCAAAATCAAGCCCGCGTGTTTCCAGGACTTGGGCCGACTCTAGGGGAATCATTTTATGCGCAAACTCTGACCTACCCACAACGCCTGTTTATCGGATTAATCCCTCACAACAAAACGATTTTCAATACAATGCTCGAAATCATAGAGTATTATCACCGCGAGATCCAAAACATGCAACAGGTATCCGTGAACCAGCCAAATCCCTATGGAGGACATCTATCGCCAGGCACCAAAGAATACAGAGAATTACTTGACTCGTACATAACATCCCTGTCCTATTTCTCAGCTAACCGTGAGTTAAATTCCATACGTACCGACCTGGAAGGAGATGTGAACCCTAATCTAGAGCGTGATGGGCTATCAGGGTTAGAAATTGCTGAGCTTACCGGCAGCACCAGCACTGACGATGTCACGCTTATACTCGAGAAATCTGAAAAGATGTCGCTAGCAAATCCACAACCGGTTTCCATTCTTGCGACGAGCATGATTAGCCACGGTGTTGATGTGGACCGCTTCAATACCATGATTTTCTATGGAATGCCTCGACAAAACGCAGAATATATCCAAGCTTCGAGCCGCATTGGACGCACGCACATAGGGGTTGTATTGTGCTGTCTTCATCCAGTCCGTGAAAGAGACCAAAGCCATTATTCATATTTCAACAAATTTCATGAGTTTCTCGGACAACTAGTCGAACCTGTGGCTATTAACCGATGGTCGAAATTTAGCATTAACCGGACGTTACCCGGATTGTTTATGGGGATATTGTTGCAACTCGTCGCAAACAATTCCACTGAATCCAACCCCGATAGATACTACAAGCTTGACTTCGTTAAAAAGAAGATAAGCGATGGAACCATCAAAGCTGATATGTTCACACCTTTCCTGGAGGAAGCCTACCTAGTACAGGCGGCCGCCAGCAAAGGGGAAAACACATTTCGGGATGAGATTCATGTACGAGTTCAAGAATTTTTGGACCAAATTGTCGGCTCGAGTTCAGGAATGATTTTCGTCTCGGATGTGCTGATACCCCGGCCTATGCGCAGCTTAAGAGACGTTGACGATCCTATCGAGATAGATCTCGACGACGTTGGTACCCAATGGACTAATAAAATGCGCAAGTGGTAA
- a CDS encoding phospholipase D-like domain-containing protein, producing the protein MISTENNYDQLELVITPPEPYGAQLAHQFRARTTIGVLTQLVAQAKMHILIASPFVQASDNQTGSPLADALRHALNRNVRLDVISTLPGINIFKTGWVSSVGNTRVNLYRPMPNVKDEKLLGSHAKVFVVDSTHAYIGSANLTSPGLTGNLEMGVLVHGKVAANVASFWEYLITNGFLLKV; encoded by the coding sequence ATGATTAGCACCGAAAACAATTACGATCAATTAGAGTTGGTCATCACCCCTCCAGAACCTTACGGAGCACAGCTAGCGCATCAGTTTCGTGCGCGTACGACGATTGGGGTTTTGACACAGCTGGTTGCCCAAGCAAAGATGCATATACTAATAGCTTCTCCCTTCGTGCAGGCTAGTGATAATCAAACGGGCAGTCCTTTAGCGGACGCATTAAGGCACGCTTTGAACAGGAACGTTCGGCTTGATGTCATCTCCACTTTGCCTGGGATTAACATCTTTAAAACGGGGTGGGTTTCCTCTGTGGGAAATACCCGGGTCAATCTATACCGACCAATGCCAAACGTTAAGGATGAAAAACTTTTAGGATCACATGCCAAAGTATTTGTCGTTGACTCCACCCATGCATATATTGGTAGTGCAAACCTTACTAGTCCTGGACTAACGGGCAACCTCGAAATGGGGGTCCTGGTGCATGGCAAGGTGGCAGCAAACGTCGCTTCATTCTGGGAATACCTAATCACGAATGGATTTTTGCTTAAGGTATAA
- a CDS encoding class I SAM-dependent DNA methyltransferase produces MIPLEFVAKWGRTRLRERQSSQEHFLDLCRLLKVATPAEADPLGLFFTFDQGLKKEAGGDGFADVWRKDHFAWEYKGRHKDLVVAYSQLQLYRDALGNPPLLVVCDFENFEIHTNFNNTVKRIYKFTNDDIAVESPVSGSRFSAIDILRALFEDPEKLNPGKTPEKLTEEAARLLGELAENMRQYRKLTDITDHEIARFIMRMIFCFFASDVGLLSKESLTNIIRLNKGKPAFFRKYLGELFTAMRDGGEFLMHRVPHFNGGLFDDSIVPEVLADQIDVLERLDRLDWSDIEPSVFGTLFERILDPDTRAELGAHYTSKEDIQTVVEPVLMSPLRAQWAEIKSKAEPLLSWRESANISQQKELYTSLSKFQKRLSSIRVLDPACGSGNFLYTSLSMLKALEKEVLAFAAMHGIQGLAPKVHPRQLFGIEINEYAHQLSSAVVWIGYIQWKYRNAIDLENENPILQSLENIHHMDAILDRTDPANPREPEWPDADVIVGNPPFLGSGLLRSRLGNEYVDALFSLYGDRIPNSSDLCCYWLEKARAMIEYRHLNRAGLLATQGIRGITSRRVLERIKQTGDIFFAYADRPWILDGANVHISIIGFDEGSEHNKTLDGNPVTSINADLTAGVDLTKARRLKENLNICYMGPSAKAPFDINTPLARTFLKAPININGRPNSDVVRPVASAVDLVQRTRNKWTIDFGLMSEKEAAYYELPFEYVKKTVYPIRSKNRRSSYAAKWWQYAESRPGMRAALHGKERYLATPGVSKHRIFVWVPHAVLCNQGTLVFARDDDYTFGILQSKVHELWARAMGTQLRDVISGFRYTPTTTFETFPFPSPTPEQTEAISITAKRLNEFRERWLNPSDGEYSSSELRNRTLTNLYNSRPTWLDLAHYELDQAVFQAYGWAVDLTPNDILSRLLTLNLERDQV; encoded by the coding sequence GTGATACCACTCGAATTTGTCGCCAAGTGGGGGCGTACGAGGTTGAGGGAGCGGCAATCCTCTCAAGAGCACTTTTTAGACTTATGCCGTTTGCTTAAAGTCGCTACTCCTGCTGAAGCTGATCCGTTGGGGCTATTTTTCACGTTCGACCAGGGCTTAAAGAAAGAAGCCGGAGGTGACGGTTTCGCCGACGTCTGGCGTAAAGATCATTTTGCATGGGAATATAAAGGTCGGCACAAAGACTTAGTCGTCGCTTACAGCCAACTTCAGCTATATCGCGATGCTTTGGGCAATCCTCCACTTCTTGTTGTGTGCGATTTCGAGAATTTTGAAATACATACAAACTTCAACAATACCGTCAAGCGCATCTACAAATTTACTAACGATGATATTGCAGTCGAATCCCCGGTTAGCGGGTCACGTTTCTCGGCAATTGATATTTTACGGGCTTTATTCGAAGACCCAGAGAAGCTAAATCCAGGCAAAACGCCAGAAAAATTGACCGAAGAAGCGGCCAGGCTTTTAGGTGAATTGGCTGAGAATATGCGGCAGTATCGCAAGCTGACCGATATCACCGACCACGAAATCGCTCGCTTCATCATGCGAATGATTTTCTGCTTTTTTGCCAGCGATGTCGGCCTATTATCCAAGGAGTCGCTTACCAACATAATTCGCCTTAACAAAGGTAAACCCGCTTTTTTTCGTAAATATCTAGGCGAATTGTTTACAGCGATGAGAGATGGCGGTGAATTCTTAATGCACCGAGTGCCCCATTTTAATGGCGGGCTGTTTGACGATTCAATTGTTCCCGAAGTATTAGCCGACCAGATTGATGTTTTGGAACGTCTTGATCGGCTAGATTGGTCGGACATCGAACCATCAGTATTTGGAACTTTGTTTGAACGGATTTTAGACCCTGACACGCGGGCAGAATTAGGCGCGCACTATACCTCAAAAGAAGACATTCAAACTGTTGTTGAACCAGTGTTGATGTCTCCGCTCCGGGCACAATGGGCAGAAATAAAGTCGAAAGCTGAGCCGTTATTGTCTTGGCGTGAATCGGCGAATATAAGCCAGCAAAAGGAACTCTACACATCACTCTCCAAATTCCAAAAGCGATTAAGCAGCATACGAGTTCTTGATCCTGCCTGTGGCTCTGGGAATTTCTTGTACACAAGCCTTTCAATGTTGAAAGCACTGGAAAAAGAAGTATTAGCGTTTGCCGCTATGCATGGTATTCAAGGTTTGGCGCCCAAAGTTCACCCCAGACAATTGTTTGGGATCGAAATCAACGAATACGCACACCAGCTGAGTTCGGCGGTTGTTTGGATTGGCTACATTCAATGGAAATACCGAAATGCCATTGACCTCGAGAATGAAAACCCAATACTTCAATCACTCGAAAATATCCATCATATGGACGCCATACTAGATAGAACCGATCCAGCTAACCCAAGAGAACCGGAGTGGCCTGATGCCGATGTGATCGTGGGTAATCCCCCCTTTTTGGGAAGTGGCCTTTTACGCTCTCGTCTTGGGAACGAGTATGTAGACGCTCTATTTAGTTTGTACGGTGACCGTATACCCAATTCTAGTGATCTTTGTTGCTATTGGCTTGAAAAAGCACGTGCGATGATTGAATATCGGCATCTTAATAGAGCCGGTCTTCTTGCCACCCAAGGAATCCGGGGTATAACTAGTAGAAGAGTGTTAGAACGAATTAAGCAGACCGGGGACATCTTCTTTGCCTACGCTGATCGTCCATGGATACTAGATGGAGCTAACGTCCACATATCCATTATCGGATTTGATGAAGGTTCTGAGCATAACAAGACATTAGATGGTAATCCTGTCACTTCAATCAATGCTGATTTGACTGCCGGCGTCGATCTGACGAAGGCAAGGCGCCTAAAAGAAAATTTAAATATTTGTTACATGGGTCCTTCGGCGAAGGCACCCTTCGATATCAACACACCTTTGGCGAGGACATTTCTTAAAGCCCCCATCAACATCAATGGACGTCCTAACTCGGACGTTGTACGTCCTGTTGCAAGCGCAGTTGACCTCGTTCAAAGAACTAGGAATAAATGGACAATAGATTTTGGCTTGATGTCCGAAAAGGAAGCTGCGTATTACGAATTGCCGTTTGAATATGTTAAAAAGACAGTCTATCCGATTCGTTCTAAGAATCGCCGTTCAAGCTATGCTGCCAAATGGTGGCAATATGCCGAATCTCGGCCTGGAATGCGCGCAGCTTTGCATGGCAAGGAGCGTTATTTAGCTACTCCTGGCGTTTCTAAACACAGGATATTTGTCTGGGTGCCGCATGCAGTCCTTTGCAATCAAGGCACACTTGTTTTTGCAAGGGATGACGATTACACGTTTGGGATACTCCAATCTAAAGTTCACGAACTTTGGGCTCGCGCAATGGGGACCCAGCTTAGGGATGTAATAAGCGGATTTAGGTACACTCCGACGACGACGTTTGAAACATTTCCTTTCCCCAGTCCCACTCCCGAGCAGACGGAAGCCATCTCTATCACCGCCAAACGCCTAAACGAATTTCGCGAGCGGTGGTTGAATCCTTCGGACGGTGAATACAGTTCAAGTGAGCTAAGAAACAGAACCCTCACAAACCTATACAACTCTCGACCTACCTGGCTTGACCTAGCTCATTATGAATTAGATCAAGCCGTTTTTCAGGCTTACGGTTGGGCTGTTGACTTAACGCCGAACGATATTTTATCGCGTTTACTAACTTTAAACTTGGAACGCGACCAAGTGTAG